The Balaenoptera acutorostrata chromosome 2, mBalAcu1.1, whole genome shotgun sequence genomic sequence tacaatgcaggtgacctgggttcgatccctggtcaaggaactaagatcccacatgccatggggcaactaagcctgcgtgccacaactactgagctcacacgcctcaactagagagagaaaacccacacaccacaactagagagaagcccgggcaccacaacgaagagcccatgcaccgcaacaaaaaatccggcatgccacaactaagacccaacgcagccaaaaataaattaattaaataaataaataaataaatcttaaaaaaaaagaaattaatacacACAATTTAGATACTTTCATTAGTGTTAAGTAAACAACTCCAATACTCCGATTCTAGAAGACTAATTCTGACAATAGATAAAACAGAATTAAATGTATGTTAAGCAAgacatttcaaaagaaatgttAGTAATTTAATAGTAAAGGCTACCATTTATCAAGTACTTACTGGGCTCTGGGCACAATGCCTACCTCTTTAGGTACTCTGcattatttaatcctctcaataacCCTGTGAATAAGGTACTTTTACttcctattttttaatataagaaaagaaactcaATGCGATTAAAAACTTGCTAAAAGTCGTGTACCTAGTTAGTAGCCTGTGACTTGAAAATAAATCAGTTTATATTGTCCACAAAACTACACGATCCACAAGGACAGGAACCAGTATATTCTGTCCTCCACTGGCACATACTACGTGTTCAACAAATAGTGAAAGAGTGCATGTGTACATACCTATATTCCTAATTTTGTTActaattttgttcctttgttaCTAAAGGAGAAACGTACATTTGTAAACTCACACATTATTgtaaaaagaactttttaaatggttttttttttttttttttttttttttttaaatccattacttttatagctactttatttatttcttttatttttggctgtgttgggtcttcagttcgtgcgagggctttctccagttacagcaagtgggggccactcttcatcgcggtacggggaccgctcttcatcgcggtgcgcgggcctttcactatcgcggcccctcccgttgcggggcacaggctccagacgcgcaggctcagcagttgtggctcacgggcccagccgctccgcggcatgtgggatcttcccagaccagggctcgaacccgtgtcccctgcaccagcaggcagactctcaaccactgcgccaccagggaagccctttaaatGGTTTTAATTGCCCATTTATATTCATTACGTGAGTTCTTCCTCAAGGGTGACCAAGGCCTCTTCCCCATTTGAAATGCAGAGGTTTGACAAACTGACCTAGTGATGTGGGTAAGATAATATTTTGGGGCATTAACTTTTTCTCTCAGGttttcccttcccctttctctccacAACTCTGCCCCCATTTCAGGGCTTGGTTCTGTGTCACTGCCTCAGGGAAGCACCCGGCAGGGCAAACAGCAAACATGCCAGCaaatctttcagattttcattttttcaaagcCCAGGTAGCCACTAACCAGGAAGAGACCGTGAGAACAGAGACGTCAAAGTACAGTCCACCAGAACTGATAACCAATTCCTTGTTCACCACCAGAACTGATAACCAATTCCTTGTTCACCAATCCTCAGGCCCTTTTAATGTAGACCCTTCCCATTTGTGACAatagggaaagaaagagggaaggagtgaGTCCAGGAAGGCTTCAAGCTAATTATTTTTCCACTTATCAGGCAAAGGCTCACAATCAGAGATTAAGTTCATGGACAGCAAGTAAAAAAACTAATATTGCTTCACACACGGATCTGTGAACTCAGATTCATAAGCACTACAATTATTTTTGTCTACTTATTCCTCCTGAGTCAACCACACACCTTTCATTTTAAGCCGATGAAGAACTACCaacttttctatttctaatttgttcAAAAATCAAATTCAGGAAATTGGTAGGAGACCAAGAATGTACGTAGCCCAACTCCACCCTTTGATAAACtacacaaaaaagcaaaacaaggcaAGGAACAAGTGATTTCCAAAGCTCACAGGGAGAAACTTCTGGAAATTTAATAAACCACATCCTAGAAAATCCACCACCTCTCCAACTGCAATGAAAAATCaggcctttacttttttttttgttttggaatcaGACACTGTATTTTTAGAGAGAGCAGAAGCACTCTACTAAACCGAACGGAACGAAAACTCCCAGTACATTCTGGAACGATATTCTGGCCAATCCGCCTGCCAGCAGAGGCCTTACCGGGCCTGGGTTGGTGCGCGCAGCGTTTAGCTCTCCCTCCTCTTCATTGAAGACACTTGGAGAAATCCTCCAATGAGAGACGCCTAGAGGTAGGGGGCGTGGTCTCAAGGGGCGGAGAATTTGACTCCGGGATTGTGAAAAGCGTGTGCTGATTGGCCGGACTTCTTCCCTCTACGGACCAACCCTCTTTGGACCGCAGGAGCCATCCATCATAAGACTTACACCAATCAGCGGCGAAAATGCCTCCCATGTGCCCCCTCCCACCGCAGCGAGAAAACCCCGCCCTCCAATATATTACTCAGGCGGCGAGGCGCTGCCCCTTCGGTTCCGAGCTGACCCCGAGGAGGGCAGAGTCGTCTCGGCGGCGCTGTAGAGACCTCCACCCAAGACAGCTCCCCCTCCCCGGGCCTTTCCCGTCTTGCCCGCGAGCCCTCTCGCCTCGTAGGCCTCTCGGTTCTAATATCTTGGGGTGAGGTGAGAGCAGGCCCGGGGAGGGTGGTTACCGCTGAGGAGCTGCAGTCGCAATCAAGGTGAGCTCGGATTTCGGGGTTGACCTCGGAGTGCGGGTAAGGAGCAGGGTTGCGGGGCGCGGGGTGAGGGGTAGGTCTCGAGCCCTTTTCCTCGGTTAGTTCTCCCCGAGGAACAAGTTCAGGCTAGTACGAGCATGGAGGGGCGGGGCCAGATCCTACCTCCTGAGACGTCTTAGTGTCTTATGGGCCGGCTCCCAGGCACCAGCCCAGGGGCCAAAGAGTTGGACCCCTGAAGTTTGCGGTTCTCCATCTGCCCACCCTTTCCGTCGCGCAACCCTAAGGATTCTTTCTGCCTTCCTGTCGTTCGGTTGTTGGGGGGGAGGGACCGTCCGTGTGTCCAGGGCTTAGCCTGTGCCCGGAAcaggcacatagtagatgttcagtaTTGTCTTAAATTAATGAAACTCCCAGATTCCTCTTGCAGGCTGGATTACCTCCCGCCCCCACTGCGTGCGCCCATAACTGCCTTTAAGCTTCCTTTCCTAACATCAATAAAAGTTAACAGTTACTGAGCAGTGAgtgccaagcactatgctaaACTCTTTAGTTGAATCATCTTGGTTAATCTTCACAGCCATTCAAAGAGGCAGATattgcctcattttacagactagAAATAAGCTCATTAATATTGCCCAGTGTTTATTAGGCCCCTACTGTATGTGCTAAGTACCTGTGTACCTAGATGATCTCATTCATTCCACACAAGTGTCTATGAAATAGGTAATAACCttatacccactttacagattaggAATTGAGGACTAAGAAAAATTTACTAACTTTAACAGTTCACATTGTTAATAAATGGCAGAATACATGCTACCATCTAATTTCAAAGTTTGGGCATgaagatttgcattttttttcttcgaAAAGGCATGGCTCCTGCCCTCTAGGAACTCACAATTTAGGATGTGACCAActggttggggagggggagaataACAGATGGCATTTTGCAGTGACTTAGATTCACTAATAGCATTGAGGGAGGGGAAACTTGTGTTATAATGCACCTGGCACAACACAAGGCCGGAAGGGCTGTTCTTTCACTCCTTTCTGGGCTTTGTTCTATATATAGATGATAGAGGTAGTGACAACAACTGACTCTCAGAAACTGCTACACCAGCTGAATGCCCTGTTGGAACAGGAGTTGAGATGTCAGCCAAAGGTCTGCGGCTTGAGACTAATTGAATCTGCACACGATAATGGCCTTAGAATGACTGCAAGACTGAGGGACTTTGAAGTAAAAGATCTCCTTAGTCTAACTCAGTTCTTTGGCTTTGACACGGAGACATTTTCTCTAGCTGTGAATTTACTGGACAGATTCCTGTCTAAAATGAAGGTACGTCTAAAGCTACATTACCCTATTTCGTGGTTTTGTTCAGTGTGTTTTGGAGGTGGTATTGCTAGCTTTGGGCTGGTATTCATAACTTGACCTTTTTTGTTTTCAGCAAGTAGCCAAAACATTATGGTAATTCTGTGTACTACAGCACTGATGAAATCCTAGCTTTTAATTAAGAGTGATGCATCATTTATTCGACTTACCTTCTGACACTGAAAAATAGTCTAATATCAAACAATTGCAGAGTCTCCCAGTAGGAGAGTTGGCTgttgtttttaaaagtcttttttgaTAGGTTgggtgttttcatttatttactgttgtttctaaattttaagaaatgtgtTAGAGGCAGAATGCTAGATTGTCAGTTAAGAATTAgactatatttcttttctttttttcgttTTTGTTGATACTGTCAACCACCTGGTCAATAGAGTATATTTCTTGATCTCTATTCATATAGAATAAAGTTCTAATTGTTTTAGCCTTAAATTTACCCAAGTCGTGCTTATGCTTGTCATTTCCAGCCTAAGTTTGCATGCAATAGAGAGAGAGTATCTTCTGAAGGAGCATTTATACATAGTTATTTCCCTGTATTGGATAAGCAGGACATCTGTGTAGCTTTCAGAGCTTAATTGTTAAAAATACATCTGACTTCTCTGTGTGCCAGTGGTCATTGGTAGATAATGAAATAATGTGACAGTTAAAATGCAACTCATCTTTTAGTCCTCAGTACCTAACAGAATGCATCATATATGGGAGGAACTCAATGTGTACTGAATGGTTCAAGAAACTTTTTCAATAGCCTAATTAAACAACTCTTTAGACACCATGTGCAGGCACTCCCTTTGACTATAAATGTTACATAGATGAATGACATACATCTATCCCTTAAGTGTATTATAATCTTAGTGGCAGTAATGTTTGCACTGATAACTATTATATAGTACAaggaataataagaaaaatgattACATTATACCTCAAAAGAGGCATAAATGTATTGCTGAAGGGGTtctgagaagaggagagcacaaataCTGGTAAAGGCTTCTTAAAGTTTCCGTTGAGCAGAACTTAAAGTGGACAGAATTTTGACTGTGACAAATTTTGTAGACATTCAGAAAatgatgaataaatttaaaatattggtaGTGAATAGAGCTTTACAGGCAGAGTAAACAGTATGTGCTAtagtatttaaaaacattttacatgTGTTACTACAAAGAAAACAGCCTGGAAAAACACAACATTCTGGAAAGAAATTTTGTGCGTAAGCTGTAAGGTATTTCAGTTCTCATATAAGCCTTTGACCTAGTAGCTTATTGCTTATCGTTCTGCAGTGATTTAAACAAACCAAAAGAAGTAAGAATTGTCATGTGCTGAAGCCACACATTATACTGAAACTTACTCTGTTTACTCAAAAATTGGTTCCAAGTGGGTACATATGGTTAAGAGGCTACAGTTGAGGTATCAGTGGATCTTGTTAAGTCCTTCACAGCTGAGAAATATACCTCaaagatacattttctttttttttttaatttatttatttatggctgtgttgggtcttcgtttctgtgtgagggctttctctagttgcggcaagcaggggccactcttcatcgcaatgcgtgggcctctcactgtcgcagcctctcttgttgcggagcacaggctccagacgcgcaggctcagtaattgtggctcacgggcccagttgctccgcggcatgtgggatcctcccagaccagggctcgaacccgtgtgccctgcattggcaggcagattctcaaccactgcgccaccagggaagccccaaagataCATTTTCGAAGTGATGGGTTGAGTTCTAGATTatcctttatgtttttttaactgaaataaggTAAAGACATGGACTTACTGTCTTTTTAGGTACAGCCCAAGCACCTTGGGTGTGTTGGACTGAGCTGCTTCTATTTGGCTGTAAAATCAATAGAAGAGGAAAGGAATGTCCCATTGGCAACTGACTTGATCCGAATAAGCCAGTATAGGTTCACGGTTTCAGACTTGATGAGAATGGAAAAGATTGTGTTGGAGAAGGTGTGTTGGAAAGTCAAAGCTACTACTGCCTTTCAGTTTCTACAACTCTATTATTCACTCCTTCAAGAGAACTTGCCATATGAAAGGTATGTGATCTTTGTTTTTAACAAAGCAGATTTGGAAATCAGAATGATATTGTCCGGATGTTACATAAAATCAATATCCTGGGAGAATTCCaatcaaaataagtaaaatgacaGCTAAGCTCCTTGAGTTTCACTTCACTCTCCAGCAGAAGTGAGAAGACTTTCAGTCAAAAGTACCTTCTTGAAGTCTGTGAATTCTTAAGATGgacatttcaacttttttttaaattatgttttccaTTTATAGACTAGTTAACTTATAGAACCTAGTAGGTAAGCATCTAACACAGATTTATGGAAAAAGGAACTTCAGAttcaaaaatagatttattaaaatgaaaagaaaccttgGGAGTTGTAGCacgatacttttttttttggcccaaaTCAGTTAAAATTCATATATGGTATCCTTAAGAAGTTAATGTTTCTGAAGGAAGGGAAATTCTTTACTTCAAATAATTCACTTTCTATGGTAAGTGTGCATAAACTTCACTTTAAAATtgacttttctaaaaatttcttttgacttgatataaaattatctatataaaattgatttcattttctttttaaaggaggaATAGCCTTAATTTTGAAAGACTAGAAGCTCAACTTAAGGCATGCTACTGCAGGATCATATTTTCTAAAGCAaaggtaaatattttatgaagattAAACCTATTTATATACCTACTTTTATATTcagcatttactttaaaatttatctctTTTAGCCATCTGTGTTGGCATTGTCTATCATTGCCTTGGAGATCCAGGCACAGAAGTGTGTAGAGTTAACAGAAGGAGTAGAATGTCTTCAGAAACATTCCAAGGTATGTACAGGTCATAGCCTAAATCCTGTTCACAGCTGTAAAAGAAACTAAACCACTTGTTCCTAAAGTAAAATGAGATGTCCTGTGTTTATTTGAAACTTAAGTAGCTTATCCTCAAATTTTTTTGACGAGGAAACACACGTTAATAAGATTACAATTATTACTATAATTAAATATACTGTAGgacttttattttaaggaatatatttttttaatttatgcacAGATCAATGGCAGAGATTTGACTTTCTGGCAAGAGCTCGTATCCAAGTGTTTAACTGAATATTCATCAAACAAGTGTTCCAAACCAAATGTTCAGAAGTTGAAATGGATTGTTTCTGGGCGTACTGCACGGCAACTGAAGCATAGTTACTACAGAATAACCCACCTTCCAACGATTCCTGAATTGGTCCCTTAATTGGTAAATTTGGTTCATAGTTTTTCTCCATGTAGAGAAACTTTTCTAATGCTATAGTTTTCTTCTGCAACTCAAGAATTTAAATCtgcattattttcaaaataaacaaaatggaattgGACTAGCAGAGGGGAAAATGACTTCACTGATCTAGTCAGCTAGTATTTGAGGGCATTTACTGCATTCAAGGTACAACACCCTAAGAGTAAGGAATCCTCTTAACCTTTGATATATATGTTAGCCATTTCATTAAATTTTCAGCTTAAAAAGCAGCATCCTTAATAACCTGAACTTTAAAAGTAGCActaaaatagcattttttttttcaatttcacatCATTTTCCTATATGTAGACTTAGGCTTTGGCTCATTTAAAGTTACACAAGCCTGAGTAAGGGAACAGGACCAAAAGTTTGAACCATACATTGAACTAATTTGAGACTGTTAGCTTATTAGCAAAATCAGTATGAACTTGGGTATTGTACTTAAAAAGTAAGTTGTGACAGGTGGTCTCTACATTGAGTTTCTAGAAACTGCCAGGATGTCTCAACTGTATAGTGTATCATTATACATCTCAACTGTATGTGTATCATTGCTATAGTAGTTGAACACTGGAAAGTATTTACATGCATAAAAAAATGTAAGCCTCCTCACAAGTATATGATATACACCCTTGCCATCTAAGTTTAATTCATGTTGGtgatttctttcttcctactCAAAACTAAATATTAACATAGAACACATCTACATAAGACGTGATTATGAATCTTAGATATTTTAACAGGTAGTAATATTTGTGTTTGGCAGACTTCTgataacttcatttttttatttattaaataggaTTCTTACAGCAACAAAAAACTCTTCTGAAGCCTTTCTCCACAATCCTGAGCTGTGGATTCCATAATGTTATAACGGATTTAAGCTGTGAAGCCTCAAAACATCACAAGTAGATTAACATTGGTGTTCTCAGATTTGGGAAAACTGCCTAATTAACATTACCCTATAGTGGAATTACTCACAtttgaattcacctgtgaagcataCAAATCAAAGCTAACCAGCATAAATGTGAAATGCTAATGACAAGCCTGGGAAGGTAAACTGTGAATCTTCATTTCTAACATTGATCCAACTTTCTGTATTGGGTCAATATATTGTATTTTAGGTGGTGTTAAAAATGGTAACctacttaatttaaatttaaactttaaatttaaatatgagGTTTACATCAAAACCACCACTTCACAAATGCACTTTTAAGGCATAATAAGGGTCAGTATTCTAGGCAGTGAAAATGGTTTCTTGGCACTCATAATGCAAGTAATATATAATCCAGAGATGTGGACTTTATTGCTACATGGGACTCACATTTAAATTTGAGGGCATTTTATATAAAGCAAAACTACAGACCTATTAATTTCAGCATATTAagttatctttaatatttttctattaaacaGGTGATGTTTTATATCCatgatttaaaaagttttatacaAAATTTACTGCCTCAGTCTAGTCCcatcaagaaaattagaaaattagtttttattgtaGTAGTAACTCAAAACCAATTAACGTCACTCTGAAAACTTTCTGATTTAACACTCCAGAAGTTTTTACTAAGCACTGTTTTTATGAAACTGTCATTGCTTCTAATTTAGAATTTTGCTTAAAAGGGAGAGAATATACTTTCATTAATTGCCCCTACTGTGCCAAAAGAAAGTATTAAGAAAGGTAAGTAGGCATCTTCATAATTATAAGGTTGCTGAGGTAGTGTTCAGGATTTCAGTGAACCTAAGGAGATCTGTGTTAAAGTGTTATAAACAGTTAGTGGAATGTGTAGCCTGAATCCATCCAGGATGCCTGTACCCAAATTTGAAATCATGTTATGGAGAGATATGCGTTGGAAAATAAACCAAAGAACCACAGTGTATCTTATACTTTTGTAAACCATGTTTTATGGAtaactttccagttttcccaaaagactgataaatttcaatattttgaatacaTCAGTGTTAATTTTGAGTTGGCAGAGGTACCCTAACCAACTACCATTATGTTTTGGTACTAAGGGATATACCTTTTAATAAAGTTACTGAAATGCATTCCTTTGCTGGgtggttttctatttgtttctcttCTAATTTAATTAACTATTTTGGCACTGTGATAATAGAACCACAATAAAAAGCTGTCTTCACTCACTATATTTAAATTTAGCACTAAAGATGCATGGTAGGAGAAACACAATTTCTTATAAGAGTATGGCTATTACCTAATGGACACTTTCCTTTCTAATGGTTTTTTAAAGATAGACACAAGATGATGACAATTAAATATgcttaatatgcatttaaaagtcGGTGTTTATACACTATTGGTCGCTTTTATTATTTAGATTCATCACTACTATGGCTATCCATAATACAAATTCACCATCAGATTCAGCCCACCTGAAGTTCTGTGCAACCCTATTATCTAATTAAACAGTATTCCAGCAGGTGGTTGTTAATCTGCTTAGAACACTGGTTAATTATTATTGGAACTCAAACAATATATGACTTTGAACTGTTCATGTTTAAACTAACAAGATATAAAGTAGACACTGTACGGAattactgatgaaagaaaaacttttatAAAAGAAGGTTCCTTTGGTATTTGACTCAGGTTAGATATATTTAATAATCCCTCTTTTCGCaagtgttgtttttaaaaagggaccTGAACCTTCTATGTATTGCTAATTATGTGACATACTTTCTAAAAACTAGACATTTCTGATCTAACATTTGTGGTTAACCATGATAAGTTTTTACTGTCAGGTACTATTGTCAGATGTTTTAGATGAATCATCTCATGTAATCCTTAATCCTACAAATTGAATGAGATTATCCCAATTTACAAATGAACCAGAGCCAAGGAACAGGTAAGTGATGAGCCCAAGGTCATACATCTGTACTTGGATGTGGGATTCAATCCAGGCAATTCTGACTCGGAGGCTAtgctcttaacctctctgcacaTTACTTCCCAATACAGATTAAATGGACTCATGTGAAATTGTATCAAAATTACCAGGAATAAAGAGggatattaaaaatgataaaagaatcaattCACCAAGACATGACAAtcttaaatatgtatgcacctaaCATCAGAGCTTAAAAATACAAGAAGTAAAAACAGCAGTgaaaggagaaatgaacaaaCCTTCAATTACAGTTGGAGACTTAAACACTCCACTCAGTAATGTATAGAACTActagaaaatcagcaaggacatAGAAGGACTGAAAAATAccaacaaccaaataaaaaatcatttacaACAGCTCCAGAAAAtgaacacttaggaataaatctaacaacaGATGTACAGGTTCTATAAGCTGAAAACCATAAATGCTGATGATCTAAATCAAAGAGGTGCTAAATGAAGATgccccatgttcatggatcagaagacatGCTATTCCAGTGGAAACTCCAACAGGACTTTTTGTGATACAGACTAGCTGATTCTAAACTTTACAcggaaaggcaaagaaaattaaCACAGCCAACACAATTCTGAAGAATTAAGTTAAAGGAATCACTCTACCCAATTTTAAGACTTGCTTTAAAGCTACAGTTGtcaaggcagtgtggtattggtgaagggaaagacacatagatcaatggaacagaatactgAGACCAAAAACAGACCCATATAAATAGCAATTGATTTTTGAGAAAAGTGCAAAAACAATTTAATGGAGAAtgaatagccttttcaacaaatgattttgaaacaactggacatccatatgcaaaaaaataaaccacCTATATTTCACAGCtcctacaaaaaataaaataggtcacagatctaaatgtaaaagataaaattataaaacttttagaagaaaatactgGGAAAAAGTCCTCATAACCTGGGATTACAaaattcttagacatgacaccaaaagcatgatgaattaaactacatcaaaattaacaTTCATGCTTCAAAAgtcaccatcaagaaagtgaaaaaacatacataaaaggagaaaatatatgcaaatcacatatctgataaaggacttttgtgcagaatatataaagaactctcacgtctcaataataaaaaggcagataacccattaaaaaatgggcaaaggatctgaatagacatttctccaaggaagatacacaaatggtcaataagtacaagaaaagatgctcaacattaatTAGcgatcagagaaatgtaaatcaaaaccacaatgtgatacaaGTCCATATTCACTAGGATGGCTAGGATCAAAAAGCCACATAACACgttagcaaagatgtggagaaactggaactctcatatactgctggtgggaatgtaaaatggtgtagccactttgcAAAACAAtctagcagttcctcaaatgattaaaGTTTCCATAAAACttgaaattccactcctaagtaagaaatgaaaatacagatgcacacaaaaatttgtacttgaatgtttatagcagaattattcacagtagccaaaaggtggaaacttcccagatgtccatcaactggcAAATGGATAAATATGTGGTAGTCATAAATGGAGTATTATTTAGCCAGCCAAAAAGAATGAAGCACTGAGACATACTAGAACATGGATGAACTtctaaaacattatgctaagtcaaagaaaccagaaacaaaagacCACACTATGATTCCAGgtacatgaaatatccagaacagagAAATCTATGTAATGGAAAGTAAATTATTGGTTGCTTCAGGGGGTTGGGTGTCTGTAGGTGGTTGGGTGGGGTGATAGTTAAAAAGTATGGATTTGGTGGGGGTGTttttctgaggtgatgaaaattaAAGTTGACGATGGTGATGGTTGAACTTAATGTGACTAtcctaaaaaccactgaattatacactttaaatgagtaaaatgtatggtatgtgaattatctcaaagctatgtttttaaaaagattatatatgattctatttaaatgaagatcttgaaagaaaaatattgaggcACAGACTAAATCAGTGGACTCCAGGGTTTGAGGCTAGGAGTA encodes the following:
- the CCNG1 gene encoding cyclin-G1 isoform X3 gives rise to the protein MIEVVTTTDSQKLLHQLNALLEQELRCQPKVCGLRLIESAHDNGLRMTARLRDFEVKDLLSLTQFFGFDTETFSLAVNLLDRFLSKMKVQPKHLGCVGLSCFYLAVKSIEEERNVPLATDLIRISQYRFTVSDLMRMEKIVLEKVCWKVKATTAFQFLQLYYSLLQENLPYERRNSLNFERLEAQLKACYCRIIFSKAKPSVLALSIIALEIQAQKCVELTEGVECLQKHSKINGRDLTFWQELVSKCLTEYSSNKCSKPNVQKLKWIVSGRTALNWSLNWILTATKNSSEAFLHNPELWIP
- the CCNG1 gene encoding cyclin-G1 isoform X1 is translated as MIEVVTTTDSQKLLHQLNALLEQELRCQPKVCGLRLIESAHDNGLRMTARLRDFEVKDLLSLTQFFGFDTETFSLAVNLLDRFLSKMKVQPKHLGCVGLSCFYLAVKSIEEERNVPLATDLIRISQYRFTVSDLMRMEKIVLEKVCWKVKATTAFQFLQLYYSLLQENLPYERRNSLNFERLEAQLKACYCRIIFSKAKPSVLALSIIALEIQAQKCVELTEGVECLQKHSKINGRDLTFWQELVSKCLTEYSSNKCSKPNVQKLKWIVSGRTARQLKHSYYRITHLPTIPELVP
- the CCNG1 gene encoding cyclin-G1 isoform X2, whose amino-acid sequence is MRMEKIVLEKVCWKVKATTAFQFLQLYYSLLQENLPYERRNSLNFERLEAQLKACYCRIIFSKAKPSVLALSIIALEIQAQKCVELTEGVECLQKHSKINGRDLTFWQELVSKCLTEYSSNKCSKPNVQKLKWIVSGRTARQLKHSYYRITHLPTIPELVP